The genomic segment GTTGTTTATTATCCAGGTACATGGGTACGATAACTGGCATAAGTGACTTAGATGTTGCTAGATGGCCAAATTCACTTTGGCGCTCAGTCAAGGTATGCCGAGACAATCAGTAACACtgatactatttattttttaataaaataaaagcacagTGCAAGAAGAAATTCTCTCTTGCCAAATCTGCTTTCAAAGATTTACTTGCTGTGTTCTCCAAGACTGCATCTTAATACAGATAGAGAATGTGAATGCAGGTTGGCTGGGATGAGTCTACAGCTGGGGAGAGGCAACCAAGAGTTTCTCTATGGGAGATTGAACCACTAACAACTTTCCCAATGTATCCATCTCCATTTCCCCCAAGGCTCAAGCGGCCATGGACACCAGGACTAGCCTCTTTCCACGGCAAGCTTCTCTACACCATCTTAAGGGTTTTGATGGATGGTTCTATCATATAAACTCTAATTTTAGAgtacttcatgatttttcttctctttcatttttataaCCTTTCACTTTACTTTGCCTTGTCTATTGGATTTAGGCATCAAGGATGATGATCTGGGAATGAACTCTTCCCTTATGTGGCTAAGAGGAGATGGAGACCGTGGAATTCAATCTCTGAACCTTCAGGGAATGGGTGTTGCACCATGGATGCAGCCAAGAGTTGATACTTCCATGCTAGGTTTGCAAAATGATGTCTACCAAACTATGGCTACTGCTGCGTTTCAGGAGATGAGGGCTCTTGATCCTTCTAAATCATCAGCTGCATCCCTTTTGCAATTCCAGCAACACCAGAATCTCCCAATCAGGAATGCTGCTTTAATGCAGCCGCTTATGTTGCAGCAGTCTCCTCAACAGGCCTTTCTTCAAGGTgttcaagaaaataaacatcAGTCTCAGCCTCAGACTTCAACTCGGTCACACCTTATTCATCAACAACTGCAGCATCAGCACTCACTTGACAGTCCAGAGCAGCAGCAGCCACTTCTGCAACAACAGCATCTGGCTGACCAACAGATCCCAAATGTTGTCTCTGCAATATCTCATTATGCTCCAGCTACTCAACCCCTGACGCCACCATTGCAAGCAATTTCACTTTGTCAGCAACACAGTTTTTCTGACTCAAATGGGAACCTCGTGACAAGCCCTGTCGTTTCTCCCCTGCAAAGTCTTTTGGGCTCATTTCCCCAGGACGAATCATCTCATTTGTTCAATTTTGCTAGAACAAACCCCTTGATAACATCCTCTGGCTGGCCCTCAAAGCGAGCTGCTGTTGAACCTCTTATCTCCTCTGTAGCTCCTCATTGCATGATGAGCCAAGTGGAGCAGCTGGGGCCACCTCAGACAAGCATCTCTCCTAGCTCTGTTTCCTTGCCGCCCTTTCCTGGCAGAGAATGTCCAACAGAGCAGGATGGTGGCACTGATCCACAAGGCCATCTTCTATTTGGTGTCAATATAGAGCCCTCTTCTCTTCTAATGCAGAATGGATTGTCAAGCCTCAGGGGAGTTGGAAGTGATAGTGATTCAACAACTGTACCTTTCTCTTCTAATTACATGAGTATTGCAGGCACCAATTTCTCTCTTAATCCAGCAATGGCACCTTCAAGTTGCATTGATGAATCAGGTTTCCTCCAGTCCATGGAAAATGTGGGCCAAGGAAATCCACCATCTAGAACCTTTGTTAAGGTAACTTCCCATTTTCtgattttagttgattttcGTTTCCTGATGCTTTGTGGTGGGATGTATGGAAACACTTGTATGTTTAGCTTTCATATTTTTGGTGTGTTCTTAGATTCAATTGTTTCTCCATTATGAATGCAATCTTCTAGAAGCCTCAAGCAAGTGCTATCATGGATGTTGACAGTGTAATTGTTTACAGGTTTACAAGTCAGGGTCCTTTGGTAGGTCACTGGATATAACCAAATTCAGCAACTACAACGAGTTGCGAACTGAGCTTGCATGCATGTTTGGCCTTGAAGGCCAACTGGAGGACCCCCTGAGATCAGGCTGGCAGCTTGTATTCATTGACCGGGAGAATGATGTTCTTCTCCTTGGTGATGGCCCCTGGCCGTGAGTTTCTCACTTTTACTTTTGCCTAAGTGGTCTGATAAATGCAAAATTTCCTTGTTAATTttcctaaaacaaaacaaaactaaaatcatTGAAAGCATCTAATCTAAAAGTTTTAGCTATGATAATTGTGAAATATTTCAAAGagtagaagaacaagaaaatgtcTCATATCTTTGTGAACAAACTTTGAAAGGTCAGATTTTGTTCTATGTATATGACCATCATGAAATGAATACATACGCATGCTGAATATGCCCTTCATGTGGGAATTTCCATCCATCGTTTTCCTGTCCAACCAGTCAAATTCCGATCAATTTTGTTACATTCTTATCACAGGGAATTTGTAAACAGCGTGTGGTGCATCAAAATACTCTCACCGCAAGAAGTGCAGCAAATGGGCAAACGAGGTTTAGAGCTTCTGAACTGTGTCCCAATTCAGAGGCTTTCCAATGGCAGCTGTGATGACTATGCAAACCGGCAGGATTCACAAAATTTGAGCAATGCTATAACTTCTGTGGGGTCTTTGGACTGCCGAGAAATTTAAGCAGTTAAGATGCCACAATCTCTTCTGTAATATTAGCATTCCTTCCAAATCTTTCAGTTTAAGAATTGAAAGGGGCAAGCCTAATCCTAGCTAAAGGGTTTTAATGTAAGCTATTGTTGTAATGTGATTAGAAGATCTAAGCTATTATTGTAACTAGAAGATACTGCACCTAGTTTCTAAGCTATTATTGTAACTAGAAGATAATGTTCCTCGTTTCTAAGCTATTGAAATTTGAATGCCAACAGTTGATAATAGGAGACAAATATATTTGTAAGCTCAGCTGTCTGCTTTTGTTATCTTGCAGTCCATTTATTATGAGCAAAATTTTACTGTAGAATGGACGTGATTTTTCTGTGTTATAGCTTGGCCTTTTCTGTCGTGATAGGGAGATGACTTGCAGCTCATCTTGTAGGTGCTGATACCGTCACGTGCCTCAGCCAAACCCACCTCAGCTCTGTGTTATAGCCACCGGATAATGAAGGTCCATGAGGGAACTGTTAACTCTCCGGCGTACGCAGTGGGGTAGGTTATCTGAGATTATCAAACTGTTGTCGAAGTGTATAAACTTGAGAAAAGCACAGTAAATTGTCGGCAAGAATTTGACTAGTGAAGCACGTGCCATCCCTGACTTCCTCATCCATATAACCTAATTTTATCAGTTTCTGCATAGGACGATGTTCAACAAGTGAAAGGGAAAGGAGAGGAGAAAAAGGgcttccctttccttttctttttcttgtggGACACTGAATAATGGTGGGATTACAGGTTTGAGTTTCTGCGATGCATGTTGTGGGGCATTGAGTGCAGATTGGACTTTCCTGGGGGATGGAAAGGTGACAAGGAAGGGCACTATCATCAATAATAGTAGCGATAAGATGTAGGGTTGGCAATCCAACAACCCTCTCAGAGGCCCTTTACTTTTAGATTTTGGGTAGGGGCCCAGGGGGAAGGAGGGCTGTCCTTTTTCCCTCTTGGCTTGCGCAATGCCTCAAGCAAACATTGATTGGACTCGCGCTTTGCCCTGTGAACTGTGAAGCtccaaaatgataaaaaaagaagaagccacCTTTATCTCATTTTCCCTTCAGCGTATGTGAGATGTTCTTCGCCGTGGCTTTCTTTTGTTGAGTCTCCGGCTGGCTGAAATTGTAGCTCAATCTATTTTATGGCTTGCATGACCAGTTAATTGACTTCGCCTTATTGTTAGCATTAGCATTAATGAATAAACAGAAAGATTTTAGAAAAATGTTGCTCATATGCTGCGGATGAGTAGTTTTTTCCCCGATTCTTTCCCTTAAACTTTTATCTCCTTTTATTTAATCACtaaacttcttttatttttaat from the Populus nigra chromosome 9, ddPopNigr1.1, whole genome shotgun sequence genome contains:
- the LOC133703003 gene encoding auxin response factor 6-like; this translates as MRHSSASFNPQTQEGEKRVLNSELWHACAGPLVSLPAVGSRVVYFPQGHSEQVAASTNKEVDARIPNYPSLPPQLICQLHNVTMHADVETDEVYAQLTLQPLSPQEQKDAYLPADLGTPSKQPTNYFCKTLTASDTSTHGGFSVPRRAAEKVFPPLDFSQQPPAQELIARDLHDNEWKFRHIFRGQPKRHLLTTGWSVFVSAKRLVAGDSVLFIWNEKNQLLLGIKRATRPQTVMPSSVLSSDSMHLGLLAAAAHAAATNSRFTIFYNPRASPSEFVIPLAKYLKAVYYTRVSVGMRFRMLFETEESSVRRYMGTITGISDLDVARWPNSLWRSVKVGWDESTAGERQPRVSLWEIEPLTTFPMYPSPFPPRLKRPWTPGLASFHGIKDDDLGMNSSLMWLRGDGDRGIQSLNLQGMGVAPWMQPRVDTSMLGLQNDVYQTMATAAFQEMRALDPSKSSAASLLQFQQHQNLPIRNAALMQPLMLQQSPQQAFLQGVQENKHQSQPQTSTRSHLIHQQLQHQHSLDSPEQQQPLLQQQHLADQQIPNVVSAISHYAPATQPLTPPLQAISLCQQHSFSDSNGNLVTSPVVSPLQSLLGSFPQDESSHLFNFARTNPLITSSGWPSKRAAVEPLISSVAPHCMMSQVEQLGPPQTSISPSSVSLPPFPGRECPTEQDGGTDPQGHLLFGVNIEPSSLLMQNGLSSLRGVGSDSDSTTVPFSSNYMSIAGTNFSLNPAMAPSSCIDESGFLQSMENVGQGNPPSRTFVKVYKSGSFGRSLDITKFSNYNELRTELACMFGLEGQLEDPLRSGWQLVFIDRENDVLLLGDGPWPEFVNSVWCIKILSPQEVQQMGKRGLELLNCVPIQRLSNGSCDDYANRQDSQNLSNAITSVGSLDCREI